The Geothrix sp. genome window below encodes:
- a CDS encoding NADP-dependent malic enzyme, which yields MSRKQEALDYHSQGRKGKIEVVATKPCSTARDLANAYSPGVAEPCLEIEKNPEDAYKYTAKGNLVAVISNGTAVLGLGNIGALAGKPVMEGKGVLFKRFADIDVFDIEVNELDIDRFCQVVKALEPTFGGVNLEDIKAPECFEIETRLKKEMNIPVFHDDQHGTAIISTAALMNASEIVKKKLSDMKVVFSGAGASAIACANMMIAAGVKLENLWLCDTKGLVYTGRTEGNNKYKDKFAKPSEWRTLADTIVNADVFVGCSSKGALTPEMLLSMAKNPIVFALANPDPEIDYPTAKATRDDIILATGRSDYPNQVNNVLGFPFIFRGALDVRASEINEPMKLAAAKALAALAKEEVPDSVVKAYSGQKFSFGPEYIIPKPFDPRVLLWVAPAVAKAAMETGVAKQPIADMQAYKERLEGLQGRSKDVIRSVVHRAKANPKRVVFPEGDHPLILQAVSQMVDEGICVPILVGDPAKVKAVAAGHGISVDGIEILDPATVAWRAEAEDAFLELRKRRGVTRDEAGRKMQERIYFGAMMCRLGKADGLIAGLTMYYPDTIRPCLEVIGTRKGVKRVCGVYTMVLKNRVLFFSDTTMNIEPSSEELAEIALLTADLAKDTFNMEPQVAMLSFSDFGSVEHPLVRKVQKAVEIVKAQRPGLKCDGEMQADTALGADILSENYPWVDLPGGPNVLIFPDLTSGNIGYKLVQRLANAEVIGPITCGMAAPVHVLQRHSDLNDIIHLTALTVVEAQQK from the coding sequence CCCGAGGATGCTTACAAATACACCGCCAAGGGCAACCTGGTGGCCGTGATCTCCAACGGCACCGCCGTCCTGGGCCTGGGCAACATCGGCGCCCTGGCGGGCAAGCCGGTGATGGAAGGCAAGGGCGTGCTCTTCAAGCGCTTTGCCGACATCGATGTGTTCGACATCGAGGTCAATGAGCTGGACATCGACCGGTTCTGCCAGGTGGTGAAGGCGCTGGAGCCCACCTTCGGCGGCGTGAACCTCGAGGACATCAAGGCCCCCGAGTGCTTCGAGATCGAGACCCGCCTGAAGAAGGAGATGAACATCCCCGTCTTCCATGACGATCAGCACGGCACCGCCATCATCAGCACGGCCGCCCTGATGAACGCCTCCGAGATCGTGAAGAAGAAGCTGAGCGACATGAAGGTGGTGTTCAGCGGCGCCGGGGCCTCGGCCATCGCCTGCGCCAACATGATGATCGCCGCCGGCGTGAAGCTCGAGAACCTGTGGCTCTGCGACACCAAGGGGCTGGTCTACACCGGCCGCACGGAAGGCAACAACAAATACAAGGACAAGTTCGCCAAGCCCAGCGAATGGCGCACCCTGGCCGACACCATCGTGAACGCGGATGTGTTCGTGGGCTGCTCCAGCAAGGGCGCGCTGACGCCCGAGATGCTCCTGAGCATGGCCAAGAACCCCATCGTCTTCGCCCTGGCCAACCCCGATCCTGAGATCGACTACCCCACCGCCAAGGCCACCCGCGACGACATCATCCTGGCCACGGGCCGCAGTGACTATCCGAACCAGGTGAACAATGTCCTGGGCTTCCCCTTCATCTTCCGCGGCGCCTTGGATGTACGCGCATCGGAGATCAACGAGCCCATGAAGCTGGCTGCCGCCAAGGCCCTGGCCGCCCTGGCGAAGGAAGAGGTTCCGGATTCCGTGGTGAAGGCCTACTCGGGCCAGAAATTCAGCTTCGGCCCCGAGTACATCATCCCCAAGCCCTTCGATCCCCGTGTGCTGCTGTGGGTGGCTCCCGCCGTCGCCAAGGCCGCCATGGAGACCGGCGTGGCCAAGCAGCCCATCGCCGACATGCAGGCCTACAAGGAGCGCCTCGAAGGGCTCCAGGGCCGCAGCAAGGATGTGATCCGCAGCGTGGTCCACCGTGCCAAGGCCAACCCCAAGCGCGTGGTCTTCCCCGAGGGCGACCATCCGCTGATCCTCCAGGCCGTGTCCCAGATGGTGGACGAGGGCATCTGCGTGCCCATCCTCGTGGGCGATCCCGCCAAGGTGAAGGCCGTGGCCGCCGGTCACGGCATCTCCGTGGACGGCATCGAGATCCTGGATCCGGCCACCGTGGCTTGGCGCGCAGAGGCGGAGGACGCCTTCCTGGAACTGCGGAAGCGCCGGGGCGTCACCCGCGACGAAGCCGGCCGCAAGATGCAGGAGCGCATCTACTTCGGCGCCATGATGTGCCGCCTGGGCAAGGCCGATGGTCTCATCGCCGGCCTGACGATGTACTACCCCGACACCATCCGCCCCTGCCTCGAAGTCATCGGCACCCGCAAGGGCGTCAAGCGCGTGTGCGGCGTCTACACCATGGTGCTGAAGAACCGTGTGCTGTTCTTCTCCGACACCACCATGAACATCGAGCCCAGCAGCGAGGAACTGGCCGAGATCGCCCTGCTGACCGCGGATCTGGCGAAGGACACCTTCAACATGGAGCCCCAGGTCGCCATGCTGTCCTTCTCCGATTTCGGCAGCGTCGAGCATCCGCTGGTCCGCAAGGTCCAGAAGGCCGTGGAGATCGTCAAGGCCCAGCGGCCCGGCCTCAAGTGCGACGGCGAGATGCAGGCCGACACCGCCCTTGGCGCCGACATCCTGTCCGAGAACTACCCCTGGGTGGACCTGCCGGGTGGCCCGAATGTGCTGATCTTCCCCGACCTCACCAGCGGCAACATCGGCTACAAGCTGGTGCAGCGGCTGGCGAACGCCGAGGTCATCGGCCCCATCACCTGCGGCATGGCGGCTCCCGTCCATGTCCTGCAGCGCCACAGCGACCTGAACGACATCATCCACCTCACGGCGCTCACCGTCGTGGAGGCGCAGCAGAAGTAG
- a CDS encoding transglutaminase-like domain-containing protein, which produces MSLLEYLREDPECRNLAEGAVHAVAPALDDPDPDHVALQLNEWAFTLAGRMPLPWNTHKALDALNHLLFAELGFTGDRETYDDPLNALLPAVIARRKGLPISLSILWIDLARRMGFDAVGVRLPGHFIAALRTDFGLLCFDPFHQGRPVGEEGGAELVKSATAGRVAFHRDMLSPAPDRQILVRLVRNLHLRFMHAEDWEEALWTGTHLILLEPSNPRAHKERAFIHLQRDEPGQALIDLRMALHLSPDPDPEIQAWMRQLER; this is translated from the coding sequence ATGTCCCTGCTCGAGTACCTGCGCGAGGATCCCGAGTGCCGAAATCTGGCTGAGGGCGCCGTGCATGCCGTGGCGCCGGCCCTGGACGATCCCGATCCCGACCATGTCGCCCTGCAGCTCAATGAGTGGGCCTTCACCCTCGCGGGCCGCATGCCCCTGCCCTGGAACACCCACAAGGCCCTGGACGCGCTCAACCACCTGCTCTTTGCGGAACTCGGCTTCACCGGCGACCGCGAGACCTACGACGATCCACTGAATGCGCTGCTCCCGGCCGTGATCGCACGGCGGAAGGGCCTGCCCATCTCGCTGTCCATCCTCTGGATCGATCTGGCCCGGCGCATGGGGTTCGACGCCGTGGGCGTGAGGCTCCCGGGCCACTTCATCGCCGCCTTGCGCACGGACTTCGGCCTGCTCTGCTTCGACCCCTTCCACCAGGGCCGCCCCGTGGGCGAGGAGGGCGGAGCCGAGCTGGTGAAGTCCGCCACCGCCGGCCGCGTGGCCTTCCACCGGGACATGCTCAGCCCCGCGCCCGACCGGCAGATCCTCGTCCGCCTCGTGCGGAACCTGCACCTGCGATTTATGCATGCGGAGGACTGGGAGGAGGCCCTCTGGACCGGCACCCACCTCATCCTCCTCGAGCCCAGCAATCCAAGGGCCCACAAAGAGCGCGCCTTCATCCACCTGCAGCGCGACGAGCCCGGGCAGGCCCTCATCGACCTGCGCATGGCCCTGCACCTCAGCCCCGATCCCGACCCCGAGATCCAGGCGTGGATGCGGCAGTTGGAGCGTTGA
- a CDS encoding DUF2911 domain-containing protein has protein sequence MRSLFLPALLAAAVALPLAAQAAQDKPAPVRLTPLRVSPACTVSQEIGISKIDLAFARPAVKGRKVWGDLVPFGQVWRAGANNATVITFSHAAKVAGKEVPAGSYGFFVVPGEKAWTLILNKKAKQWGAYEYKAEEDLVRWEATPQAGPFLEYLDYRVIPTGTGDATVELGWEKLRVSFPVAFDTKAIYWAHLESTLKKAPETDWVPWYQAAAYCQAQGIEPQKALLWIEKSLKAGDSFWNHETAARIYKDAKRMPEALAQLEKAISLSKGKAPKEYTENLEKERTEWKAGK, from the coding sequence ATGCGCAGCCTGTTTCTCCCTGCCCTTCTCGCAGCCGCGGTCGCCCTCCCCCTCGCCGCCCAGGCCGCCCAGGACAAGCCCGCGCCCGTGCGCCTGACGCCCCTGCGGGTGAGCCCCGCCTGCACGGTGTCGCAGGAGATCGGCATCAGCAAGATCGACCTTGCCTTCGCCCGCCCTGCCGTGAAGGGCCGCAAGGTCTGGGGCGACCTGGTGCCCTTCGGGCAGGTGTGGCGGGCCGGTGCCAACAACGCCACCGTGATCACCTTCAGCCATGCCGCCAAGGTGGCGGGCAAGGAGGTGCCCGCGGGCTCGTATGGCTTCTTCGTCGTTCCTGGCGAGAAGGCGTGGACGCTCATCCTCAACAAGAAGGCCAAGCAGTGGGGGGCCTACGAGTACAAGGCCGAGGAGGATCTGGTGCGCTGGGAGGCCACGCCCCAGGCCGGACCCTTTCTCGAATACCTGGACTACCGGGTGATCCCCACCGGAACCGGGGACGCCACGGTCGAGCTGGGCTGGGAGAAGTTGCGCGTGAGCTTCCCGGTGGCCTTCGATACCAAGGCGATCTACTGGGCCCACTTGGAGAGCACCCTGAAGAAGGCCCCCGAGACCGACTGGGTGCCCTGGTATCAGGCCGCCGCCTACTGCCAGGCCCAAGGCATCGAACCCCAGAAGGCACTCCTTTGGATCGAGAAGAGCCTCAAGGCCGGGGACAGCTTCTGGAATCACGAAACCGCCGCCCGGATCTACAAGGATGCCAAGCGGATGCCCGAGGCCCTCGCCCAACTCGAAAAGGCCATCAGTCTCTCCAAGGGCAAGGCGCCCAAGGAATACACTGAAAACCTCGAGAAAGAGCGGACGGAGTGGAAGGCGGGGAAATAA
- a CDS encoding SDR family oxidoreductase codes for MVPLWEYARMERISRNDRACWVLVGGRRRLGRALAEDLARDHDLVLTSSEPWDGETWVDDLSETARIRTLQWDAENPELVSRMMADLDRLASDGWVISGAVILAGTFPKSPLGTWTPDLLETTWRMNLSFPFLCAQALGPRLVAGACLQLLLDTSIHHPWLERLPYSAAKAGLAALVPGLAQLLAPKVRVVGHALGAVLPAEGSDAGFLAQRTLLKRLGDPADLCRAVRFAADSPFLTGDILTQDGGRRWVDR; via the coding sequence ATGGTGCCTTTGTGGGAATATGCCCGGATGGAGCGGATCTCGCGGAATGATCGGGCCTGCTGGGTGCTGGTGGGCGGAAGGCGGCGGCTGGGTCGGGCCCTGGCGGAGGATCTGGCCCGGGACCACGACCTGGTGCTGACCAGCTCTGAGCCCTGGGACGGGGAAACCTGGGTGGATGACTTGTCGGAGACGGCGCGGATCCGGACGCTTCAGTGGGATGCCGAGAACCCGGAACTGGTGTCCCGCATGATGGCAGATCTGGACAGGTTGGCGTCAGATGGATGGGTGATTTCCGGCGCCGTGATCCTGGCCGGGACCTTCCCGAAAAGCCCCCTCGGCACCTGGACGCCGGATCTCCTCGAGACGACCTGGCGCATGAACCTGAGCTTCCCGTTCCTATGCGCCCAGGCCCTGGGGCCACGGCTCGTCGCTGGCGCCTGCCTCCAGCTCCTGTTGGACACCTCCATCCACCACCCCTGGCTCGAGCGCTTGCCCTACAGCGCCGCCAAGGCCGGCCTGGCCGCCCTCGTGCCGGGGCTCGCGCAGTTGCTGGCGCCGAAGGTGCGGGTGGTGGGCCATGCCCTGGGGGCGGTGCTGCCGGCGGAAGGGAGCGATGCCGGCTTCCTGGCCCAGCGCACCCTGCTCAAGCGCCTCGGAGATCCCGCCGATCTCTGCCGCGCGGTGCGCTTCGCCGCCGACAGTCCCTTCCTCACGGGCGACATCCTGACCCAGGATGGCGGGCGGCGTTGGGTGGACCGATGA
- a CDS encoding YfiR/HmsC family protein, giving the protein MLRQIRPLYHHRAARCLGTAVLVAALPVVPLLAQGVPVEEAAKFLLILASSAGSEGRVACKELDMVAQLKKSDISVDAKANVAWSFTSDQTRFYAGQGKLVVCSNRKLFADGGAIAFERIGGRLTVFVNQANLKGSGVSLPESFLRMAVKV; this is encoded by the coding sequence ATGCTGCGTCAGATTCGACCCTTGTATCATCACCGTGCGGCCCGATGCCTGGGAACCGCGGTCCTCGTCGCCGCCCTGCCCGTGGTGCCCTTGCTGGCCCAAGGGGTCCCGGTGGAAGAGGCGGCCAAGTTCCTTCTGATTCTGGCCAGCAGTGCCGGCTCGGAAGGACGGGTCGCCTGCAAAGAACTCGACATGGTTGCCCAGCTCAAGAAATCCGACATCTCGGTGGACGCCAAAGCCAATGTGGCCTGGTCCTTCACCTCGGATCAGACCCGGTTCTATGCCGGCCAGGGCAAGCTCGTCGTGTGCAGCAACCGGAAACTGTTCGCGGATGGCGGCGCCATCGCCTTCGAGCGCATCGGCGGGCGGCTGACGGTCTTCGTCAATCAGGCGAACCTGAAGGGAAGCGGCGTCAGCCTTCCCGAGTCCTTTCTCCGGATGGCCGTGAAGGTCTAG
- a CDS encoding PAS domain-containing protein, giving the protein MLCAWCGALVGQSAAEHSHGICQPCYQRLRGLPDLTEEELDELPFGVIVLSRDGIIRSYNRAEGELAGRAPRSVLGRNFFTEVAPCTSVQAFEGSFRAFCEGDEVSRTFQFTFRFLAGPVRVQIVFLHKQPDVAVAIRKLP; this is encoded by the coding sequence GTGCTGTGTGCCTGGTGCGGGGCCCTGGTCGGACAGAGCGCGGCCGAGCATTCCCACGGCATCTGCCAGCCCTGCTATCAGCGGCTCCGGGGCCTTCCCGACCTCACCGAGGAGGAGCTCGACGAGCTGCCCTTCGGCGTCATCGTGCTTTCCCGGGATGGCATCATCCGCTCGTACAACCGGGCCGAGGGCGAACTTGCCGGGCGGGCACCCCGCAGCGTCCTCGGCCGGAACTTCTTCACGGAAGTGGCCCCGTGCACCTCCGTCCAAGCGTTTGAAGGCTCTTTCCGTGCGTTCTGCGAGGGGGATGAAGTCTCTCGGACTTTCCAGTTCACCTTCCGGTTTCTGGCGGGCCCGGTCCGGGTACAGATCGTCTTCCTCCACAAACAACCGGATGTGGCTGTGGCGATCCGGAAGCTGCCCTAG
- a CDS encoding SpoIIE family protein phosphatase, which yields MNPYLKRIRWRLLWISFACLTLALGSFALNQWVYAASDDQCSWVVENGKVVIREILPEGVAEEAGLLEGDELVKIQGRAFEPTEEGTLKAQRFINSKPQGAILIYTVKRQGRQILLPLRLVKPLEPVQLALLLNGILAWAISLLVVLSAPERKTSRHFFYLAATALLMSGATLSGNAPIPMRIAIALMTAVAIALLPPLWIHFFLRFPHAFALRKNRRFLQAVYGTFAVLSLWLLFVRLWGIFTDGALRTPAGLAPVGMLKAALGAFGLPIPLYVVAALTGLGFFLAGTFRTHERLRRALLPSLIVAAVLCLDLVAWTLLDAKYGKSLLFRRQIFIFMLPAPLLPLSFAFAIFRHGLFDVRKVLLRWVSYMAILGITIVAYLGGLAWAFSHLSSIPSGWAGALIGLLALPLGWALRRLLRGIRRRFRRDFSSTREIALSAVREPRKRFSEEALIKSLRRALGEAFQPQFLEVLPIEERQILLPAAEAVDRDDRRLHFPPQPLRLPPGLLRLARENRELVLGLGSEEADWIREQGEGVRAHVDALEAQLLLLIVAGDQPHSAVLLGGKYAELNYGREDRELLREVALAAGQVLETAVMHQRLVAQERLSQELETARRIQEGLITSHLPPIPGFQVALRLEPALETGGDLLFVKRRPSGNWLAAVGDICGKGLAAALYMAQATALLEQAAQREDQRLEEILCSLDHTLRQLLGQRGFLTLVLLEWDEAGNYRLARAGHPGALLLHGLSEDCSTEMTPHGRGLGLRPAGPGDWEVIEGVLPPKGWMVLYSDGLSEAMNRDGELYGVGRLGNQLRRLWGTGSPRAACEAVFQDVAAFDTQNRDDRTLFILGREHA from the coding sequence ATGAATCCCTACCTCAAACGCATCCGTTGGCGCCTGCTGTGGATCAGCTTTGCCTGCCTGACGCTGGCGCTGGGATCCTTCGCGCTCAACCAGTGGGTCTACGCCGCCTCGGACGACCAGTGCTCCTGGGTCGTGGAAAACGGGAAGGTCGTCATCCGCGAGATCCTGCCCGAGGGCGTGGCCGAGGAGGCGGGGCTTCTCGAGGGCGATGAGCTGGTGAAGATCCAGGGCCGTGCCTTCGAACCCACTGAGGAAGGCACGCTCAAAGCCCAGCGCTTCATCAACTCCAAGCCCCAGGGCGCCATCCTGATCTACACAGTGAAGCGCCAGGGCCGCCAGATCCTGCTGCCCCTGCGCCTGGTGAAGCCCCTGGAACCGGTGCAGCTGGCCCTGCTGCTGAACGGCATCCTCGCCTGGGCCATCAGCCTGCTGGTGGTGCTGTCGGCCCCGGAGCGCAAGACCTCCCGCCATTTCTTCTACCTGGCGGCCACCGCCCTGCTGATGTCGGGGGCCACGCTCTCAGGCAACGCGCCGATCCCCATGCGGATCGCCATCGCCCTGATGACCGCCGTCGCCATCGCCTTGCTGCCACCGCTGTGGATCCACTTCTTCCTCCGATTCCCGCATGCCTTCGCGCTCCGCAAGAACCGGCGCTTCCTCCAGGCCGTGTACGGAACCTTCGCGGTGCTCTCCCTGTGGCTCCTCTTCGTCCGTCTGTGGGGCATCTTCACCGACGGCGCCCTCCGCACACCCGCGGGCCTGGCTCCCGTGGGCATGCTCAAGGCCGCCCTGGGCGCCTTCGGCCTGCCCATCCCGCTCTATGTCGTGGCCGCCCTCACGGGCCTGGGCTTCTTCCTGGCGGGCACTTTCCGGACCCACGAGCGGTTGCGCCGGGCCCTGCTGCCTTCGCTCATCGTGGCGGCGGTGCTCTGCCTCGACCTGGTGGCCTGGACCCTGCTCGACGCGAAATACGGGAAGAGCCTGCTCTTCCGCCGCCAGATCTTCATCTTCATGCTGCCGGCCCCCCTGCTGCCCCTGAGCTTCGCCTTTGCCATCTTCCGCCACGGCCTCTTCGATGTGCGCAAGGTGCTGCTGCGGTGGGTGAGCTACATGGCCATCCTCGGCATCACGATCGTGGCCTACCTGGGCGGCCTGGCCTGGGCCTTCTCCCACCTCTCCTCGATCCCGTCCGGCTGGGCCGGAGCCCTCATCGGCCTGTTGGCGCTCCCTCTGGGGTGGGCCCTGCGGCGCCTGCTCCGCGGCATCCGGCGGCGATTCCGCCGGGACTTCTCCAGCACCCGCGAGATCGCCCTCAGCGCCGTGCGGGAGCCCCGCAAGCGCTTCAGCGAAGAGGCCCTGATCAAATCCCTGCGCCGCGCCCTGGGCGAGGCCTTCCAGCCGCAGTTCCTGGAGGTGCTGCCCATCGAGGAGCGGCAGATCCTCCTGCCCGCCGCCGAGGCCGTGGACCGGGATGACCGGCGCCTGCACTTTCCGCCCCAGCCCCTGAGGCTCCCACCGGGCCTGCTCCGCCTCGCCCGCGAGAACCGCGAGCTGGTGCTGGGCCTGGGCAGCGAGGAGGCTGACTGGATCCGCGAGCAGGGCGAAGGCGTGCGGGCCCATGTGGACGCCCTGGAGGCCCAGCTGCTCCTGCTCATCGTCGCCGGGGACCAGCCCCACAGCGCTGTCCTGCTGGGCGGCAAATACGCCGAGTTGAACTACGGCCGGGAGGACCGCGAGCTGCTGCGCGAGGTGGCCCTGGCCGCCGGCCAGGTGCTGGAGACCGCCGTGATGCACCAGCGCCTCGTGGCCCAGGAGCGGCTCAGCCAGGAACTGGAAACGGCCCGCCGCATCCAGGAGGGCCTGATCACCTCCCATCTGCCGCCCATCCCGGGCTTCCAGGTCGCCCTGCGGCTCGAACCCGCCCTGGAAACCGGCGGCGACCTGCTCTTCGTCAAGCGGCGCCCCAGTGGCAACTGGCTGGCCGCCGTGGGCGACATCTGCGGCAAAGGCCTCGCTGCCGCGCTCTACATGGCCCAGGCCACGGCCCTTCTGGAGCAGGCCGCCCAGCGGGAGGACCAGCGCCTGGAGGAGATCCTCTGCTCGCTGGACCACACCCTGCGCCAGCTGCTGGGTCAGCGGGGCTTCCTCACCCTGGTTCTGCTGGAGTGGGACGAGGCCGGCAACTACCGGCTGGCGCGAGCCGGGCACCCCGGCGCGCTGCTGCTCCATGGCCTGTCGGAAGACTGTTCCACTGAAATGACGCCCCACGGCCGGGGCCTTGGCCTCCGCCCGGCGGGCCCCGGTGACTGGGAAGTCATCGAAGGGGTGCTGCCTCCCAAGGGCTGGATGGTGCTCTACAGCGACGGCCTGTCCGAGGCCATGAACCGGGACGGCGAACTCTACGGTGTGGGCCGCCTGGGCAACCAGCTGCGCCGCCTCTGGGGTACCGGCAGCCCCCGGGCCGCCTGCGAAGCGGTCTTCCAGGATGTGGCCGCCTTCGATACCCAGAACCGCGACGACCGGACTCTGTTTATCCTGGGAAGGGAGCACGCATGA
- a CDS encoding radical SAM protein, translating into MKVKVNEVFHSIQGEGARIGRPCLFIRLTGCPLRCSYCDTAYAFYDGSLRELDDLLAETRQRLGPPRKGPNAPFVELTGGEPLAHPQAPELLQSLLNLGYEVALETAGSHDLAAVPREVIKIVDRKTPGSGEVHRWLESNLDHMVPGQDELKFVLCDPADYDWARDWCAERQVWDRLEVLFSPVWGSLDPAWLAERIVADGLPVRLQVQLHKVIWGAEKKGV; encoded by the coding sequence ATGAAGGTCAAGGTCAATGAAGTGTTCCATTCGATCCAGGGAGAGGGCGCCCGGATCGGCCGGCCCTGCCTGTTCATCCGCCTCACGGGCTGCCCGCTCCGCTGCTCCTATTGCGACACGGCGTACGCCTTCTATGACGGCTCCCTGCGGGAGCTGGACGACCTGCTCGCCGAAACACGGCAGCGCCTCGGCCCGCCGCGGAAAGGACCCAATGCCCCCTTCGTGGAACTGACTGGCGGCGAGCCCCTGGCCCATCCCCAGGCTCCGGAACTGCTTCAGTCCCTGCTGAACCTGGGCTACGAAGTGGCCCTGGAAACGGCCGGCAGCCACGACCTGGCAGCGGTGCCCCGGGAGGTCATCAAGATCGTGGACCGCAAGACCCCCGGCAGCGGCGAAGTCCATCGCTGGCTGGAATCCAATCTCGACCACATGGTTCCCGGCCAGGACGAGCTGAAGTTCGTCCTGTGCGATCCCGCAGACTATGACTGGGCCCGGGACTGGTGCGCCGAGCGGCAGGTGTGGGACCGCCTGGAGGTGCTCTTCAGCCCGGTGTGGGGCAGCCTCGATCCGGCCTGGCTGGCCGAACGGATCGTCGCCGACGGCCTGCCCGTACGCCTGCAGGTGCAGCTGCACAAGGTCATCTGGGGGGCCGAGAAGAAGGGGGTCTGA